CGGGCTGATGATTCCCTTTTATTTCATGAGGGAAACATATTTCAAAAGTTTGCGGAGCGGCTATGGTGATACCTATGCGGATACTCTTATGGCTATTACTCCCACCTGGGCCTTCGGCGTTGTAGTTCTGGCCGCAGCGGCAGGAAGCGTGCTTGGTGCATATTTTGGGAAATCTCTGCTGAAGAAGCATTTCAAACGGGCGGGGATTGCGTAGATGAAGCTGCTCTTGTTTACCGAACAAAAGAATAGCAATTTTCGTCTTGATCCCCGAACGAAACTCATCATGCTCTTTGCCGTTAATCTTGTTTTGGTCAGCGGGGGCTATGACGGCTTGTCGGGAGCTGTACGCCAGATCCTTGCCGTTCTTCCGTTCTTGCTGCTGATAATGGAAGGAGGCGTTCGGACGGCCTTGATCTATTTCATTTTCATTGCAGCAGCCATATCGGGAGAAACCTTTCTGGTACAGAAGACGGAAGGAATTGCAAATCTGCTGATTGTGATTTTTTCGGGAATGATTACAAGGTTTGTCCCCGGATTGGTTATGGGCTACTATGTGGTGAGCACAACAAAAATCGCGGAGTTTGTCGCTGCTCTTGAACGGATGCGGATTCCGAAAAAGATCATCATCCCTTTTGCAGTAATGATGCGTTTTTTCCCTACGGCGGCAGAAGAGCTGGCTGCCATCCGAGACGCAATGCGAATGAGAGGGATCGGCTTGGGAGGGAATCGTCCCGCAGCTATGCTGGAATACCGTCTGGTTCCTATGTTGATGTGCACCGTAAAAATCGGAGAGGAGCTCTCTGCCGCAGCGCTGACAAGAGGTCTGGGCAAGCCGGTTCGGCGAACAAATATCTGCCGCATCGGGTTTAGATTAACGGATTGGCTGCTGATTCTGTTTTCGCTTGGGGCGCTGTCAGTATGGATTCTATTCTGAAACACAAAAGGAGGAGATATTTTTGATCGAAATAAATAATGTATCCTTCACCTATGGAAGCGGGGACCGCGAATGCGGCCTGCACGATATTAGCCTGACGGTAACGGAGGGAGAATTTCTTCTTTTATGTGGTGGTTCTGGCTGTGGGAAAACTACGCTGACCAGGCTGATCAATGGGCTGATTCCTCACTATTATGAAGGACGGCTGGCAGGTCGTGTTTTGGTTGAAGGAAAGGACGTAACCGTCATTCCTCTTTATGAAACAGCAGAGCTTGTGGGTTCTGTATTTCAGAATCCTAGGAGTCAGTTTTTTAACACCGACACCACAAGTGAACTTGCTTTTGGCTGCGAAAATATGGGCCTTCCGGAAAATGAGATTCTGAGCAGGATTAAAAATGTTACAGAGGAGCTGGAGTTGAAACCATTGCTCGATAAAAGTATCTTTGCCCTGTCTGGAGGCGAAAAGCAGAAAATCGCTTGCGGGTCAGCTGCTGCGATGGGCGCTGCGGTCTTTGTTCTGGATGAGCCATCGTCCAATCTTGATCCTTATGCGGTAGAGGATCTGAGGGTGCTTCTTGCTAAATGGAAGCGTATGGGAAAAACGGTAGTGATTGCAGAGCATCGGCTTTATTATCTTCGGGAATTGATCGACCGTGTCATGTATATGGAAAATGGCCGTATTACGAGAGAGTATAATGCCGAAGAATTTTCAACTCTCATGAGAAACGGACTGGATCTTATGGGTCTTAGGACTCTTAAGCTGGAGAGCCTTTCTGAGACTGCTCCTGCTGCTTCAACACAGTCCTTAAAGCCGGGCTGTAAAATTTCCCTGTCCCAGTTTCAATTTTGCTATTCCCGGAATACTGAGGTGCTGCGGATCCAACAGGCTGATCTCCCTCGAAACCAAATCATAGCAGTAATCGGGCAAAACGGAGCCGGAAAATCAACCTTCGCCCGCTGCCTCTGCGGCTTGGAACGGAAGTGCAGGGGTAAGGTGATCCTCGATGGAGACGCACTGACAGGAAGACAGCTTCTAACGAATTGTTATATGGTAATGCAAGATGTCAACCATCAGCTTTTTGTCGAAAGTGTATTGGATGAAGTATTGATCTCCATGGATCGTGAGGATATTCCAATGGCAGAATTCATTTTAGAAGGACTTGATCTTTTGAACCTGAAGGACTGTCACCCCATGGCACTTTCCGGCGGGCAGAAGCAGCGTGTTGCGATAGCCTCTGCCATAGCATCGGGGCGACAGATCATTGTATTTGATGAACCCACAAGTGGGCTGGATTTAAAACACATGAAGGAGGTGGCCCAAAACCTCCGCATGTTGGCTGCAAAAGGAAAGAGTGTCTTCGTGGTTACCCATGATCCGGAGTTCATATTTGCATGCTGCACCCATATTATTCAGATTGAGGATGGCAGAATTGTTCGGAATGAATCCCTTGATTCCTGCGGTATCAGAAAAACGCTGACATATTTTCTTGAATCTGCTGGAGAAAGACGTTTCATAGAGACCACCGGAGAGGAA
This genomic window from Clostridiales bacterium contains:
- a CDS encoding energy-coupling factor ABC transporter ATP-binding protein; this encodes MIEINNVSFTYGSGDRECGLHDISLTVTEGEFLLLCGGSGCGKTTLTRLINGLIPHYYEGRLAGRVLVEGKDVTVIPLYETAELVGSVFQNPRSQFFNTDTTSELAFGCENMGLPENEILSRIKNVTEELELKPLLDKSIFALSGGEKQKIACGSAAAMGAAVFVLDEPSSNLDPYAVEDLRVLLAKWKRMGKTVVIAEHRLYYLRELIDRVMYMENGRITREYNAEEFSTLMRNGLDLMGLRTLKLESLSETAPAASTQSLKPGCKISLSQFQFCYSRNTEVLRIQQADLPRNQIIAVIGQNGAGKSTFARCLCGLERKCRGKVILDGDALTGRQLLTNCYMVMQDVNHQLFVESVLDEVLISMDREDIPMAEFILEGLDLLNLKDCHPMALSGGQKQRVAIASAIASGRQIIVFDEPTSGLDLKHMKEVAQNLRMLAAKGKSVFVVTHDPEFIFACCTHIIQIEDGRIVRNESLDSCGIRKTLTYFLESAGERRFIETTGEERCRGEKVV
- a CDS encoding energy-coupling factor transporter transmembrane protein EcfT, with translation MKLLLFTEQKNSNFRLDPRTKLIMLFAVNLVLVSGGYDGLSGAVRQILAVLPFLLLIMEGGVRTALIYFIFIAAAISGETFLVQKTEGIANLLIVIFSGMITRFVPGLVMGYYVVSTTKIAEFVAALERMRIPKKIIIPFAVMMRFFPTAAEELAAIRDAMRMRGIGLGGNRPAAMLEYRLVPMLMCTVKIGEELSAAALTRGLGKPVRRTNICRIGFRLTDWLLILFSLGALSVWILF